TGCCCTCCAGCGCAGTGGGTGCCTGCAACCAAAATTTAAGTCAATGAAAAACATCGCTTTTTTTTACTGGTGAAAAAATCGTCAGTTTGACTGCGAGCCCCATTCCACAGGGCTTTGCGAGAGTTCAAGGGCGGTTGTCCACTGAGTTATCCACAGCTTCTGTGGATTGTCCCGAGCGCTTGCTCTAGCACGGGCGTGCCGGGTTTTTTAGGCTTTACCTGTAAGAAAAAAAGAGTAGAGTGGCGCGCCTTCCGATCTGCCCCACAGTGCTTTATGAAGTTTCGCTCAGTACCCGTTTCTGTAACCTCTACACCTCCCCGTGTTACCCCGCCCAAGCGCTTTTCGATGCGTGTGGCCGAGTGGCTGCTCGACAGCCCGCGCCTGGGTGAAAACAGCAACGTCAAACACTTCGCCGGGCGATTGCTCAAGCAACCGGCCCGAGAAGGCGTAGTGGCCGCGCAAAGCCGTCTCGGCCAGTTGATGTGCCGCGAATGCGGGAATGCCCGGGATCGCCGAATCGGCCAGGACCTTTTGCGTCAGGCCGCGCGGGCAGGGGATCGACGCGCCCAACAGGAACTGGGTCTGATCGAAGACTGAGCTGTCCAAGACCTGACACCTTGGTTAACCTTCAAGCTTTATCGAATGGGCAGGAATGGCGATGGCGATGGACTTGACCAGCATATTGCTCGGGCTGGCGGGGGCTGCACTGCCGTTGTTGGCATTGGCCTGGCAACTTCAGCGCCGGGCGAGCGCCTCGCAGTCGGATGTCGCCCTGCTGGAAGAACGCCTGGCCATGACCCAACTGGCCCAGGATGGACTGAACGCCCAGCTCGAAGCCTGTCGCGACGAGATTGCCGATCTGGGGCAGGCCAACGCCGCCAAACAGGCAGACCTTGCCGCGATGCGCCGTGAAGTCGAACTGTTGCAGATCGAACGCGATGACGCCCGCGATGCGTCCCACGCCTGGAATATCGAACGCGCCGGCAAAGAGGCTGAGTTGCGACGTCTGGACGCCCAGGCCGCCTCCCTCAACGCCGAGCTGCGCGAGCAACAGGAAAGCCATCAGCAGCGTCTCAACGACCTGCAAGGCTCGCGAGACGAATTGCGTGCCCAGTTCGCCGAACTGGCCGGCAAGATCTTCGACGAGCGCGAGCAGCGTTTCGCCGAAACCAGTCAGCAGCGTCTGGGCCAGTTGCTCGATCCTTTGAAGGAGCGCATCCAGTCGTTTGAAAAGCGGGTCGAGGAAAGTTATCAGGCCGAGGCGCGCGAGCGCTTCTCGCTGGCCAAGGAGCTGGAGCGCCTGCAACAGCTGAACCTGCGCCTGAGCGATGAAGCCACCAACCTGACCCGCGCCTTGAAAGGGCAGAAAACCCAGGGCAACTGGGGCGAGCTGATTCTTGAGCGGGTGCTTGAACACGCCGGCCTCGAGAAGGGCCGCGAGTATCAGACCCAAGTCAATCTCAAAGGTCCGGACGGTGAGCGGTTCCAGCCAGACGTGATCATTTATCTGCCGGGCGACAAGCAGGTGGTTGTCGACTCCAAGGTCAGCCTGACGGCTTATCAGCAATACGTGGCGGCGGAAGACGATGCCATCGGCCAGATCGCCATCAAGCAGCATGTGCTGTCGCTACGCACTCACGTCAAAGGCCTGGCCGGCAAGGATTACAAGCGGCTCGACGGTTTGCACAGCCTGGATTTCGTCTTGCTGTTCGTCCCCATCGAAGCGGCATTTTCCGCAGCGTTGCAGGCGGAGCCGAGCCTGTTCCAGGAGGCTTTCGACCGTAACATCGTGATCGTCAGTCCGACCACGTTGCTGGCCACCCTGCGTGTCATCGACAGCCTGTGGAAGCAGGAGCGCCAGAGTCAGAACGCCCGGGAAATCGCCGAACGGGCAGGTTGGCTGTACGACAAGTTCGTGCTGTTCATTCAGGACCTGGATGAAGTCGGCAATCGCTTGCAGCAACTGGACAAGGCCTACAGTTCTGCACGTAACAAGCTGACTGAAGGCCGTGGCAATCTGGTCAGCCGCAGTGAGCAGCTCAAGTTGCTGGGCGCGCGAGCGAGTAAAAGCCTGCCGGCGGACCTGCTGGAGCGGGCAATGACCGATGTGGACGGGTTGGCAGAGTTGCCCGAGTAAAATCAAAAAGATCGCAGCCTTCGGCAGCTCCTGCAGATGTACACAAAACCCTGCAGGAGCTGCCGAAGGCTGCGATCTTTTGGGCTTACAACGGCAAATGCCGACTCAACAACGCCCGCAACGCTGCCGGTTTCACCGGTTTGGCCAGGTAGTCCAGCCCCGCTGCATGCACCTGGGCCACGGTTTCCGGATGCCCATCGGCGCT
This DNA window, taken from Pseudomonas fluorescens NCIMB 11764, encodes the following:
- a CDS encoding sel1 repeat family protein produces the protein MKFRSVPVSVTSTPPRVTPPKRFSMRVAEWLLDSPRLGENSNVKHFAGRLLKQPAREGVVAAQSRLGQLMCRECGNARDRRIGQDLLRQAARAGDRRAQQELGLIED
- the rmuC gene encoding DNA recombination protein RmuC; the encoded protein is MLEERLAMTQLAQDGLNAQLEACRDEIADLGQANAAKQADLAAMRREVELLQIERDDARDASHAWNIERAGKEAELRRLDAQAASLNAELREQQESHQQRLNDLQGSRDELRAQFAELAGKIFDEREQRFAETSQQRLGQLLDPLKERIQSFEKRVEESYQAEARERFSLAKELERLQQLNLRLSDEATNLTRALKGQKTQGNWGELILERVLEHAGLEKGREYQTQVNLKGPDGERFQPDVIIYLPGDKQVVVDSKVSLTAYQQYVAAEDDAIGQIAIKQHVLSLRTHVKGLAGKDYKRLDGLHSLDFVLLFVPIEAAFSAALQAEPSLFQEAFDRNIVIVSPTTLLATLRVIDSLWKQERQSQNAREIAERAGWLYDKFVLFIQDLDEVGNRLQQLDKAYSSARNKLTEGRGNLVSRSEQLKLLGARASKSLPADLLERAMTDVDGLAELPE